A window of the Phycicoccus sp. M110.8 genome harbors these coding sequences:
- a CDS encoding thioredoxin family protein, with protein MASVELTADTFEKTVLQGGTVFVDFWAEWCGPCKRFAPVYEAASEQHSDIVFGKVDTEAEQALAAAANITSIPTLMGFRDGILVFAQAGALPAPMLADVIGKVQALDMDEVRAQVEQQRSGAQSG; from the coding sequence ATGGCGAGCGTCGAGCTGACCGCCGACACCTTCGAGAAGACCGTCCTGCAGGGCGGCACGGTCTTCGTGGACTTCTGGGCCGAGTGGTGCGGCCCGTGCAAGCGGTTCGCGCCGGTCTACGAGGCAGCGTCCGAGCAGCACTCCGACATCGTCTTCGGCAAGGTCGACACCGAGGCCGAGCAGGCCTTGGCCGCCGCGGCGAACATCACCTCGATCCCGACCCTCATGGGCTTCCGCGACGGCATCCTCGTCTTCGCGCAGGCCGGGGCCCTCCCCGCGCCCATGCTGGCCGACGTCATCGGCAAGGTGCAGGCCCTGGACATGGACGAGGTCCGGGCGCAGGTCGAGCAGCAGCGGTCCGGGGCCCAGTCCGGCTGA
- a CDS encoding phosphatase PAP2 family protein, which produces MADTDVRERALHTAGRYAERLGWWTVANWVLLVTAVVGLALTAALTTLAEDVYESVVDADGVALLDQPALDQAVSWRSPGLDRAVTAYTDVGGPIGMPLLTLAVVAVMVWAWRSWTPVVLLVLAAAGSLALTVAGKDLVGRARPPRMFAVPPYESSPSFPSGHTLNATVIAAVVVYLLLRKVRRTWVRTTVVVLGAAFALTMGLSRVFLGHHWLSDVVMGWVLGLAWATVVVTAHRMFLAVRREAASRGAPATR; this is translated from the coding sequence ATGGCCGACACCGACGTGCGCGAGCGGGCGCTGCACACCGCGGGCCGGTATGCCGAGCGGCTGGGCTGGTGGACCGTCGCGAACTGGGTCCTGCTCGTCACGGCGGTCGTGGGCCTCGCGCTGACGGCCGCCCTCACCACGCTGGCGGAGGACGTCTACGAGTCCGTCGTCGACGCGGACGGCGTCGCCCTGCTCGACCAGCCCGCGCTCGACCAGGCGGTCTCCTGGCGCTCGCCCGGGCTGGACCGCGCCGTCACGGCATACACCGACGTCGGGGGGCCGATCGGCATGCCGCTCCTGACCCTGGCCGTCGTGGCGGTGATGGTCTGGGCGTGGCGGTCGTGGACGCCGGTGGTGCTCCTGGTGCTGGCCGCCGCCGGCTCGCTCGCGCTCACGGTCGCGGGAAAGGACCTCGTCGGCCGGGCGCGGCCGCCCCGCATGTTCGCCGTGCCCCCGTACGAGTCCTCGCCCTCGTTCCCCAGCGGGCACACGCTCAACGCGACCGTCATCGCCGCCGTGGTCGTCTACCTGCTGCTGCGCAAGGTCCGCCGCACGTGGGTGCGCACGACCGTCGTCGTGCTCGGGGCCGCCTTCGCGCTCACCATGGGGCTGAGCCGGGTCTTCCTCGGCCACCACTGGCTGTCGGACGTGGTCATGGGCTGGGTCCTCGGACTCGCCTGGGCCACGGTCGTCGTGACCGCCCACCGGATGTTCCTGGCGGTCCGCCGCGAGGCGGCGAGCCGCGGGGCGCCCGCCACCCGGTGA
- a CDS encoding SIMPL domain-containing protein — protein MTEHIDVTGSGRASAPPDVVRVSAGVRCEAPDVSAALSDAAGRAAALAQAARDHGVDPRDLRTTTSGVQPRYDRDGTSVLGYTAQQGLAVTVRDPALVGALVDAFAGAAGNALTIDSVGTDLADPAPLLAAAREAAFADARAKAEQYAALAGRGLGKVVRVSDVVEGGAQPRFARMTAGTGTPSLELGENTVTATVAVRWELS, from the coding sequence ATGACGGAGCACATCGACGTGACCGGCTCGGGCCGGGCGTCCGCGCCGCCGGACGTGGTGCGCGTCAGCGCCGGCGTGCGGTGCGAGGCCCCCGACGTCTCCGCCGCGCTGTCGGACGCCGCCGGCCGGGCGGCCGCCCTGGCGCAGGCGGCCCGGGACCACGGCGTCGACCCGCGCGACCTGCGGACCACCACCAGCGGCGTGCAGCCGCGCTACGACCGCGACGGCACATCGGTGCTCGGCTACACCGCGCAGCAGGGCCTGGCCGTCACCGTGCGCGACCCGGCGCTCGTCGGTGCCCTCGTCGACGCGTTCGCGGGCGCTGCGGGCAACGCCCTCACCATCGACTCCGTCGGCACCGACCTCGCCGACCCGGCGCCGCTGCTGGCCGCCGCGCGCGAGGCCGCCTTCGCGGACGCCCGGGCCAAGGCGGAGCAGTACGCGGCGCTCGCGGGCCGCGGCCTCGGGAAGGTTGTGCGCGTGAGCGACGTTGTCGAGGGTGGTGCCCAGCCCCGGTTCGCCCGGATGACGGCCGGCACGGGGACCCCCTCGCTCGAGCTGGGCGAGAACACGGTGACCGCGACCGTCGCGGTCCGATGGGAGCTGAGCTGA
- a CDS encoding fasciclin domain-containing protein, which translates to MHVRRVVAALATATLAGALTLVGAGSASAHEGTPPAPTGTRSLAAVLARDGSGFDDNWNDFDIVDNAVQAVLAAKPSSPVAVLADGSVPLTAFLPTDAAFRRLATDLTHQRYTSESAVFAAVASLGIDTVEAVLLYHVVPGATIDYRAARAADGAQLTTASGGTLTVDVRWHRWVTLVDADPNDANAWVVRPNINKGNVQIAHGISQVLRPVDL; encoded by the coding sequence ATGCACGTACGACGCGTCGTGGCCGCCCTGGCCACCGCCACCCTCGCCGGCGCCCTGACCCTGGTCGGGGCCGGAAGCGCCTCGGCCCACGAGGGCACCCCGCCCGCACCGACCGGCACCCGCAGCCTCGCGGCCGTGCTCGCCAGGGACGGGTCGGGCTTCGACGACAACTGGAACGACTTCGACATCGTCGACAATGCGGTCCAGGCCGTCCTGGCCGCCAAGCCCTCCTCCCCCGTGGCCGTGCTCGCCGACGGCTCCGTGCCGCTGACCGCGTTCCTGCCCACGGACGCCGCCTTCCGCCGACTCGCCACGGACCTGACCCACCAGCGGTACACCAGCGAGAGCGCGGTCTTCGCCGCGGTCGCCTCGCTCGGGATCGACACGGTCGAGGCCGTGCTCCTCTACCACGTCGTGCCGGGCGCCACGATCGACTACCGCGCGGCCCGGGCCGCCGACGGCGCCCAGCTCACCACCGCCTCCGGTGGCACCCTGACGGTGGACGTGCGCTGGCACCGCTGGGTGACCCTCGTGGACGCCGACCCGAACGACGCCAACGCGTGGGTCGTGCGGCCGAATATCAACAAGGGCAACGTGCAGATCGCCCACGGCATCTCCCAGGTCCTGCGACCCGTGGACCTGTGA
- a CDS encoding winged helix-turn-helix transcriptional regulator — protein MVTIDRGDAFDPDCPTRLVLDRVGDKWTVLVIDALSDGPLRFTQLRDRIGGVAPKVLTQTLRTLERDGLLTRTVHAQVPPRVDYEVTELGRSLSGPLAALTDWAETHVGRILRAREEYERATAEAARG, from the coding sequence GTGGTTACCATCGACCGTGGCGACGCCTTCGACCCCGACTGCCCGACCCGTCTCGTCCTCGACCGGGTCGGGGACAAGTGGACGGTGCTCGTCATCGACGCGCTCTCCGACGGGCCGCTGCGCTTCACCCAGCTCCGCGACCGGATCGGCGGCGTGGCGCCCAAGGTGCTGACCCAGACGCTGCGCACGCTCGAGCGAGACGGGCTGCTGACCCGAACCGTCCACGCCCAGGTGCCCCCGCGGGTCGACTACGAGGTCACCGAGCTGGGGCGGTCCCTCAGCGGCCCGCTCGCCGCGCTCACCGACTGGGCCGAGACCCACGTCGGCCGGATCCTGCGCGCCCGGGAGGAGTACGAGCGCGCCACGGCCGAGGCGGCACGCGGCTGA